CGGGTGGACCTGGCCGGCGGCCTGGGCGAACCTCGCGCTCACCCTGCTGTTCGCCGTGCCCACGATCGTGCTGCTCCTCGACGGGGCGATCGTGAACCCCGACCTCGTCGCCCACCTCGGGTGGGACGCCGGCATCACCCAGAAGGCGATGAACGGGATCGCGGCGGGCGTGGGCCTGGTCAGCCTGTGGGAGGCGTTCGACGGCTTCCGCAAGGCGTACGCCCGCAGCCGCAGCTGAGCCGGCGCGGGGCGAGGGTCAGTAGCCCGAGCCCCGCGTCTGCGCGAGGTAGACCAGCGCGGCGACGGTGCCCAGCAGCGGCAGGATGCTGATCGGCTGGCGCACGACGATGTCGACGAAGATCGACAGCGGCAGGATCACCAGCCAGATGTTCTTGGGCAGCGTGCCGGCCATCTCGAAGTCGTACGGCTTGCGGCGGATGCAGTCGACCAGGGCGAAGACCTTGGTGCACACCAAGACCCACCAGATCAGTCCGGTCACGAAACCCATGGGGGGAAGACTACGGTGGGCACCACCCTGAGGTGATGCCCACCGTGGATTCTCTCGGGGACGAGGTCAGGCCGAGGCGGTCGGCGTGCCCGTGGACGACGTGGTCGTCGACGAGGTCGCGGCCTTCTTGGCCGGCGCCTTCTTCGCGGCGGTGGACTTCGTCGCCGTGGCCTTCTTCGCCGGCGTCGTCTTCGCCGGCGTCGTCTTCGCCGGTGTCGTCTTCTTGGCGGCCGGGGCCTTCTTCGCGGTCGAGGTGGACGCGGACTTCGTCGCCGGCGCCTTCTTGGCCGTCGTGGACTTCGCGGCCGGGGCCTTCTTGGCGGTCGAGGCCTTCTTGGCGGTGGTGGACTTCGCCGCCGTCGACTTCTTCGCCGCGGTGGCCTTGGTCGTCGACTTCTTGGCCGCGGCCTTCGTCGCGGCCGACTCCTTCTTCGCGGCGGTCGAGGCCGAGGTGCTCGACTTCTTGGCCGGCTTGGCCTTCTTCGTGCCAGACGGCGCCGTGGCCTTGCGGATGCGGGCCGAGCTGGCGAACGACGCGGCAGCCGCGCCGGCGCTCTCGGTGGCGTCCTCGACGGCCTCGGCGGCCTTGCCGGTCAGGTCCTCGGCCTTGGCGGTGAGCTCGTCGATGATCTCCTCGGCCTTGCCCTTGAGGTCGTCGACGAGGTCGTCGGCCTTCTCACGGAAGTCGTCGACCGCGCTCTTGAGGTCGTCGACCTTGACGTCCTCGACCTTGCCGCGCAGCTCGGCGACGAAGGCCTCGGCGCGGGCCGAGAAGTCCTCGGCGGCCGTGCGGACGTCGTCGACGGTCAGGCTCTTGGCCAGGACGCGGAAGTCGTCGCTCTTCTTCACGAGATCGGAGTAGGCGGCCGTGGCCGAGCCGAGCGCGGTCTGCGCGAGGGTCTCGGCCTTCTTCTGCAGGGTGCTCACGTCGAAGCCCTTGACCGTGGACGGCAGGGCGGCGATGTCGTCCAGGATGGACTTGATCTGGGCGTTGATGGTGTCGGTAATGCTCATGGGTTCTCCTCGAGGTCTGCGGTTCCGACGAACGAACGGTAGATGTCCCGCAACGCCGTCTTCTGGCGGGCGGTCAACCGCGGATCGCGGTCGATGGCGTCCTCGACCAGGGGCGCTCCCGACTGCTCGGCATCGAGGATGCCGGCGCGGACGTAGAGCGACTCGGCCGAGATCCTCAG
This genomic interval from Aeromicrobium choanae contains the following:
- a CDS encoding DUF2516 family protein; translated protein: MGFVTGLIWWVLVCTKVFALVDCIRRKPYDFEMAGTLPKNIWLVILPLSIFVDIVVRQPISILPLLGTVAALVYLAQTRGSGY